Proteins from one Fusobacterium periodonticum 1_1_41FAA genomic window:
- the thrS gene encoding threonine--tRNA ligase, which yields MLVKYNGENKEYDSNINMFEIAKGISNSLAKKSVGAKVDGKNVDMSYVLDHDAEVEFIDIDSPEGEDIVRHSTAHLMAQAVLRLYPETKVTIGPVIENGFYYDFDPVEQFTEEDLEKIEAEMKRIVKENIKLEKYVLPRDEAIDYFRDVDKNKYKVEIVEGIPQGEQVSFYKQGDFTDLCRGTHVPSTGYLKAFKLRTVAGAYWRGNSKNKMLQRIYGYSFSNEDRLKKHLKFMEEAEKRDHRKLGKELELFFISEYGPGFPFFLPKGMVFRNVLIDLWRKEHEKAGYLQLETPIMLNKELWEISGHWFNYRENMYTSEIDELEFAIKPMNCPGGVLSFKHQLHSYKDLPARLAELGKVHRHEFSGALHGLMRVRSFTQDDSHIFMTPDQVQDEIIGVVNLIDKFYSKLFGFEYEIELSTKPEKAIGSQEIWDMAESALAGALDKLGRKYKINPGDGAFYGPKLDFKIKDAIGRMWQCGTIQLDFNLPERFDVTYIGEDGEKHRPVMLHRVIYGSIERFIGILIEHYAGAFPMWLAPVQVKVLTLNDECIPYAKEIMAKLQELGIRAELDDRNETIGYKIREANGRYKIPMQLIIGKNEVENKEVNIRRFGSKDQFPKSLDDFYEYVVDEAAIKFDK from the coding sequence ATGTTAGTTAAATATAATGGAGAAAATAAAGAATATGATAGTAATATCAATATGTTTGAAATAGCTAAGGGAATTTCTAATTCACTTGCTAAAAAATCTGTTGGAGCAAAAGTTGATGGAAAAAATGTTGATATGTCATATGTATTAGATCATGATGCAGAAGTAGAATTCATAGATATTGACAGTCCTGAAGGAGAAGATATAGTAAGACACTCAACAGCTCACTTAATGGCACAAGCTGTATTAAGACTATATCCAGAAACTAAAGTAACAATAGGACCAGTTATAGAAAATGGATTTTATTATGACTTTGATCCTGTAGAACAATTTACAGAAGAAGATTTAGAAAAAATTGAAGCTGAAATGAAAAGAATAGTAAAGGAAAATATAAAATTAGAAAAATATGTTTTACCTAGAGATGAAGCTATTGATTACTTTAGAGATGTAGATAAAAATAAATATAAAGTTGAAATTGTGGAAGGAATACCTCAAGGAGAACAAGTTTCTTTCTATAAGCAAGGTGATTTTACAGATCTTTGTAGAGGAACACACGTACCTTCAACTGGTTATTTAAAAGCATTTAAATTAAGAACAGTTGCTGGAGCATATTGGAGAGGAAACTCAAAAAATAAAATGCTTCAAAGAATTTATGGGTACTCTTTTTCTAATGAAGATAGATTAAAGAAACATTTAAAATTTATGGAAGAAGCTGAAAAAAGAGACCATAGAAAATTAGGAAAAGAATTAGAGTTATTCTTTATAAGTGAATATGGACCAGGTTTTCCATTCTTCTTACCAAAAGGAATGGTATTTAGAAATGTTCTAATTGACTTATGGAGAAAAGAACATGAAAAAGCAGGATATTTACAACTAGAAACTCCTATAATGCTTAATAAAGAATTATGGGAAATTTCAGGACACTGGTTCAACTATAGAGAAAATATGTATACATCAGAAATTGATGAATTAGAATTTGCTATAAAACCAATGAACTGTCCAGGAGGAGTTTTATCATTTAAACACCAATTACATTCATATAAAGATCTTCCAGCAAGACTTGCTGAACTTGGAAAAGTTCATAGACACGAGTTTTCTGGAGCGTTACATGGGCTTATGAGAGTAAGATCATTTACTCAAGATGACTCTCATATCTTTATGACTCCTGATCAAGTTCAAGATGAAATTATAGGTGTTGTAAATCTTATAGATAAATTCTATAGCAAATTATTTGGTTTTGAATATGAAATAGAACTTTCAACTAAACCAGAAAAAGCAATAGGATCTCAAGAAATTTGGGATATGGCAGAATCTGCACTTGCAGGAGCTTTAGATAAATTAGGAAGAAAATATAAAATTAACCCAGGTGACGGAGCATTCTATGGTCCTAAATTAGATTTCAAAATAAAAGATGCTATAGGAAGAATGTGGCAATGCGGAACTATCCAACTTGACTTTAACTTACCTGAAAGATTTGATGTAACTTATATAGGCGAAGATGGAGAAAAACACAGACCAGTAATGCTTCATAGAGTTATCTATGGATCAATAGAAAGATTTATAGGAATATTAATAGAACACTATGCAGGAGCTTTCCCTATGTGGCTTGCACCAGTTCAAGTTAAAGTTTTGACTCTTAATGATGAATGCATCCCTTATGCAAAAGAAATTATGGCTAAGTTACAAGAATTAGGAATTAGAGCAGAACTTGACGATAGAAATGAAACTATTGGATATAAGATAAGAGAAGCAAATGGAAGATATAAAATTCCTATGCAATTAATAATTGGAAAAAATGAAGTAGAAAATAAAGAAGTTAATATCAGAAGATTTGGATCTAAAGATCAATTTCCAAAATCACTTGATGACTTCTATGAATATGTAGTTGATGAAGCTGCAATTAAATTTGATAAGTAA
- a CDS encoding WGR domain-containing protein, translated as MIQALHFKDEKSDKFWFIETLDYELMVNYGKTGATGKYEIKEFDTVEECEKEALKLINSKKKKGYQEFPEFDRDNHYYFDDEECGLHILTSHINFRKYFTDEFYYDCGDEEAPFGSDEGNDALYELQEAIQKKKKINFFDFPKVIIEKIWEMDYLSPDVEKTDEELKEEVKTKYNGLLGDQIILQSDQVILAVTFGQAKITGKIDSDLLELALKSLTRIDRLNRLIWNWDKEEATYYIETMRKDLIKFREDFQK; from the coding sequence ATGATTCAAGCACTTCATTTTAAGGATGAAAAATCTGATAAATTTTGGTTTATTGAAACTCTTGATTATGAACTAATGGTCAATTATGGTAAAACTGGAGCAACAGGTAAATATGAAATAAAAGAATTCGATACAGTTGAAGAATGTGAAAAAGAAGCTTTGAAGTTAATAAATTCTAAAAAGAAAAAAGGCTATCAAGAATTTCCTGAATTTGATAGAGATAATCATTACTATTTTGATGATGAAGAATGTGGCTTACATATTTTAACGAGCCATATAAATTTTAGAAAATATTTTACAGATGAGTTCTATTATGATTGTGGTGATGAAGAAGCTCCTTTTGGAAGTGATGAAGGAAATGATGCATTATATGAACTACAAGAAGCTATACAAAAGAAAAAGAAAATAAACTTTTTTGATTTTCCAAAAGTAATAATTGAAAAAATTTGGGAGATGGATTATCTATCTCCTGATGTAGAAAAAACAGATGAAGAATTAAAAGAAGAAGTTAAGACAAAATATAATGGTTTACTTGGAGATCAAATAATCTTGCAAAGTGATCAAGTTATTTTAGCTGTTACTTTTGGTCAAGCAAAAATTACAGGAAAAATAGACAGTGACTTATTAGAACTAGCATTAAAATCTTTAACTAGAATAGATAGGTTAAATAGACTTATTTGGAATTGGGATAAAGAAGAAGCAACTTACTATATTGAAACTATGAGAAAAGATTTAATTAAATTTAGAGAAGATTTCCAAAAATAA
- the brnQ gene encoding branched-chain amino acid transport system II carrier protein codes for MYKTKDVLLTGFALFAMLFGAGNLIFPPMLGYETNSSWIMTMLAFTITGVGFPFLGILSVSIAGNGIKNFANRVSPKFSIIFAIISILAIGPMLAIPRTGATAYEITFLYNGMDSPVYKYIYLVAYFGIVILFSLRANKVIDRVGKILTPVLLILLFLIIVKGIFFTNLTVKPDIYPHAFKRGFLEGYQTMDTIASIAYAGIILTAIKSGRTLTQKQEFSFLIKSGLVAITSLALIYGGFAFVGAKMHSVLDTQDKIELLVKTTSYLLGSYGNLVLAVCVAGACLTTAIGLVATVGEFFSSITSFKYEKIVIFTVLISFALSVLGVESIIRISVPILIFIYPVTISLILLNLFGKYIKNDYVYKGVVFFTGIVGLIESLDSLGIENYYTKSVLEILPFSDYGLTWLFPGLIGYILCSLIFRKAEIKEK; via the coding sequence ATGTATAAAACTAAAGATGTATTATTGACAGGTTTTGCACTTTTTGCAATGTTATTTGGTGCAGGAAATTTAATATTTCCACCAATGTTAGGTTATGAAACTAATTCAAGTTGGATAATGACAATGTTAGCATTTACAATAACAGGAGTAGGATTTCCTTTTTTAGGAATTTTATCAGTTTCTATTGCAGGAAATGGAATAAAGAATTTTGCTAATAGAGTATCCCCAAAATTTTCAATAATTTTTGCCATCATCTCAATTTTAGCAATAGGTCCAATGCTAGCAATACCAAGAACAGGAGCAACTGCTTATGAAATAACTTTTCTATATAACGGAATGGATAGTCCTGTATATAAGTATATTTACTTAGTTGCTTACTTTGGAATTGTTATTTTATTTTCATTGAGAGCTAATAAAGTTATTGATAGAGTTGGAAAGATTTTGACTCCAGTATTATTAATACTATTATTTTTAATAATAGTAAAAGGGATATTTTTTACTAATTTAACTGTAAAGCCAGATATTTACCCTCATGCTTTTAAAAGAGGGTTCTTAGAAGGATATCAAACAATGGATACCATTGCCTCAATTGCTTATGCAGGTATTATCTTGACTGCTATAAAAAGTGGAAGAACTTTGACTCAAAAACAAGAATTTTCTTTTTTAATAAAATCGGGTCTTGTTGCTATAACATCATTAGCTTTAATATATGGAGGTTTTGCATTTGTTGGAGCAAAAATGCACTCTGTTTTAGATACACAAGACAAGATAGAATTATTAGTAAAAACAACTTCTTATCTTTTAGGTAGTTATGGAAATTTAGTATTAGCAGTTTGTGTTGCAGGAGCCTGTCTTACAACTGCAATAGGTTTGGTTGCTACTGTGGGAGAATTTTTTAGTTCTATAACTTCTTTTAAATATGAAAAGATAGTTATTTTTACAGTATTAATAAGTTTTGCCTTATCAGTTTTAGGAGTTGAAAGTATAATTAGAATTTCAGTGCCAATATTAATCTTTATTTATCCTGTAACAATTTCTTTGATACTATTAAATTTATTTGGAAAATATATAAAAAATGATTATGTTTATAAAGGTGTGGTATTTTTTACAGGAATTGTTGGTTTGATAGAAAGTTTAGACTCATTAGGAATTGAAAATTATTATACAAAATCAGTCCTAGAAATACTTCCATTTTCAGACTATGGTTTAACTTGGTTGTTTCCTGGCTTGATAGGCTATATACTTTGTTCATTAATATTTAGAAAAGCTGAGATAAAAGAAAAATAA
- a CDS encoding OmpP1/FadL family transporter, translating to MKKLLFFIGILSSGLYGASIDHIQTYSPDYLANQSQTGMVDEVSSYYNPAGLSRLEKGKYIHLGLQFARGHEKMSYEGKEHKAILNQLIPNVSLTSVDDNGAYFFTFGGIAGGGKLKYDGVSGIDVLSDLDQFKPLGVYDKGSSLTGKNLYEQATLGRAFTINDQLSVSIAGRIVHGSRNLKGSLNIGANPTTAYKQAKARQVAQEVSKAVDAATQGSGLSATQIAAIKQQKTTEALTVLQTKMNGLQKAGLSGDLDSKREAWGYGFQLGVNYKVNDKLNLAARYDSRIKMNFKAKGSENQLQTTDIIGSNIGLSTFYPQYTINSKIRRDLPAILSVGASYKVTDNYLVSTSVNYYFNRHAKMDRVTTFGGHKHGTDYKNGWEVALGNEYKLNDKFTLIGSLNYARTGAKNSSFNDTEYALNSVTLGAGLRYKYDETLSFTGSVAHFIYEKEDGNFKEKYKVNENQKYHKEITAFGLSVTKKF from the coding sequence ATGAAAAAGTTATTGTTTTTTATAGGAATACTATCAAGTGGATTATATGGAGCTTCAATAGATCATATTCAAACTTATAGTCCAGATTATTTAGCAAATCAATCACAAACAGGTATGGTAGATGAAGTGTCATCTTATTACAACCCCGCAGGACTTTCAAGATTAGAGAAAGGAAAATACATACATCTTGGTTTACAGTTTGCAAGAGGACATGAAAAAATGTCATATGAAGGAAAAGAGCACAAAGCTATTTTAAATCAATTAATTCCAAATGTTTCTTTAACTTCAGTTGATGATAATGGAGCTTATTTCTTTACTTTTGGTGGAATTGCTGGTGGGGGGAAATTAAAATATGATGGTGTATCAGGAATAGATGTTTTATCAGATTTAGACCAATTTAAACCTTTAGGAGTATATGATAAAGGTTCATCTTTAACAGGAAAAAATCTATATGAACAAGCAACTTTAGGTAGAGCTTTTACAATAAACGATCAACTATCAGTTTCAATAGCTGGTAGAATAGTACATGGTTCAAGAAATTTAAAAGGTTCATTAAATATAGGAGCTAATCCAACTACTGCATATAAACAAGCTAAAGCTAGACAAGTTGCACAAGAAGTTAGTAAGGCAGTAGATGCTGCGACACAAGGTTCTGGACTTTCTGCAACTCAAATAGCGGCTATAAAACAACAAAAAACTACTGAAGCATTAACTGTACTTCAAACTAAAATGAATGGTTTACAAAAAGCAGGTTTAAGTGGAGATTTAGATTCTAAAAGAGAAGCTTGGGGGTATGGATTCCAATTAGGTGTAAATTATAAAGTAAATGACAAACTAAATTTGGCAGCTAGATATGATTCAAGAATAAAGATGAATTTTAAAGCTAAAGGCTCTGAAAATCAATTACAAACAACAGATATTATAGGCTCTAATATAGGTTTATCAACTTTTTATCCACAATATACTATAAATTCTAAAATTAGAAGAGATTTACCAGCTATATTATCAGTTGGAGCCTCATATAAAGTAACAGATAATTATTTAGTTTCAACATCAGTTAACTATTATTTTAACCGTCATGCTAAAATGGATAGAGTTACTACTTTTGGTGGACATAAACATGGTACAGATTATAAAAATGGTTGGGAAGTTGCACTAGGAAATGAATATAAATTAAATGATAAATTTACTCTAATAGGAAGTCTTAACTATGCTAGAACAGGAGCTAAAAATTCTTCATTTAATGACACAGAATATGCATTGAATTCTGTCACTTTAGGTGCTGGACTTAGATACAAATATGATGAAACTTTATCATTCACAGGTTCTGTAGCTCATTTTATTTATGAGAAAGAAGATGGAAATTTTAAAGAAAAATATAAAGTTAATGAAAATCAAAAATATCATAAAGAAATTACTGCATTTGGATTATCTGTAACTAAGAAATTTTAA
- the smpB gene encoding SsrA-binding protein SmpB, which produces MMIIANNKKAFFDYFIEEKYEAGIELKGSEVKSIKAGKVSIKESFVRIINDEIFIMGMSVVPWEYGSIYNPEERRVRKLLLHRKEIKKIHEKVKIKGYTIVPLDVHLSKGYVKVQIAIAKGKKTYDKRESIAKKDQERNLKRDIKINNR; this is translated from the coding sequence ATTATGATAATTGCAAATAATAAAAAAGCTTTTTTTGATTACTTTATAGAAGAAAAATATGAGGCTGGAATAGAACTTAAAGGGAGTGAAGTAAAATCAATAAAGGCTGGAAAGGTTAGTATAAAAGAATCATTTGTAAGAATTATAAATGATGAAATATTTATAATGGGAATGTCAGTTGTACCTTGGGAATATGGTAGTATATACAATCCTGAAGAAAGAAGAGTTAGAAAATTACTTTTACATAGAAAAGAAATCAAAAAGATACATGAGAAGGTTAAAATAAAAGGTTATACAATTGTTCCCTTAGATGTCCATCTATCAAAAGGTTATGTGAAAGTCCAGATAGCAATAGCTAAAGGTAAGAAAACTTACGATAAAAGAGAAAGTATTGCTAAGAAAGACCAAGAAAGAAATTTAAAAAGAGATATAAAAATTAATAATAGATAA
- a CDS encoding Maf family protein, with product MILASKSERRQEILRDMGFNFKVITADIEEASDKKEISEMILDIAEKKLDKIAKENINDFVLAADTVVELEGKIFGKPKNREEAITFLKILSGKTHKVITAYVLKNISKNVVIKDVVVSKVKFFDLDDETINWYLDTNEPFDKAGAYGIQGQGRALVEKIEGDYFAIMGFPISNFLKNLRKNGYNISQIDRI from the coding sequence ATGATATTAGCTTCAAAATCAGAGAGAAGACAAGAGATTTTAAGAGATATGGGCTTTAATTTTAAAGTTATAACTGCAGATATAGAAGAGGCAAGTGATAAAAAAGAAATAAGTGAAATGATATTGGATATCGCCGAAAAAAAATTAGATAAAATAGCAAAAGAAAATATTAATGATTTTGTTTTAGCAGCCGATACTGTTGTTGAGCTAGAAGGTAAAATTTTTGGAAAACCAAAGAATAGAGAAGAAGCAATAACTTTTTTGAAAATTTTATCTGGTAAGACACATAAAGTCATAACAGCCTATGTTTTAAAAAATATTTCAAAAAATGTAGTTATAAAAGATGTTGTAGTTAGTAAAGTCAAATTTTTTGACTTAGATGATGAAACAATAAATTGGTATTTGGATACTAACGAACCTTTTGACAAAGCTGGAGCTTATGGAATACAAGGACAGGGAAGAGCCTTGGTTGAAAAGATTGAAGGGGATTATTTTGCAATAATGGGATTCCCTATTTCAAATTTTTTAAAAAATTTAAGAAAAAATGGTTATAATATAAGTCAAATAGATAGAATATAA
- the yqeK gene encoding bis(5'-nucleosyl)-tetraphosphatase (symmetrical) YqeK has product MKYNFNQLKEIVKSKMSLKRFTHTLGVVEMAGKLADIYKADIEKCKLAALLHDICKEMDMEDIKNICKNNFLNELSEEDLENNEILHGFVGTYYVNKEFGIEDKEVLNAIKYHTIGSKDMTLVEKIIYIADAIEYGRNYPSVTEIREETFKNLNKGILMEIEHKEKYLESIGKKSHPNTSQLKENILTELSKTYL; this is encoded by the coding sequence ATGAAATATAATTTTAATCAATTAAAAGAAATTGTAAAATCTAAAATGAGTTTAAAAAGATTTACCCATACTCTTGGAGTAGTAGAAATGGCAGGGAAATTAGCTGATATATACAAGGCTGATATTGAAAAATGTAAATTAGCTGCCTTACTTCATGATATATGCAAAGAAATGGATATGGAAGATATAAAAAATATTTGTAAAAATAATTTTTTAAATGAGTTATCAGAAGAAGATTTAGAAAACAATGAAATCTTACATGGTTTTGTTGGAACTTATTATGTTAATAAAGAGTTTGGAATAGAAGATAAAGAAGTTTTAAATGCTATAAAATATCATACTATAGGCTCAAAAGATATGACTTTAGTTGAAAAGATAATATATATAGCAGATGCAATAGAATATGGAAGAAATTACCCTAGTGTGACTGAAATAAGGGAAGAAACTTTTAAAAATTTAAATAAAGGAATACTTATGGAAATAGAACATAAGGAGAAATATTTAGAAAGTATAGGGAAAAAGTCACATCCTAATACCTCTCAATTGAAGGAAAATATATTGACTGAATTGAGTAAAACATATTTGTAA
- a CDS encoding YadA C-terminal domain-containing protein, producing the protein MYKLFLIFFIILNFSLFSSENYHVKEVLPIESIHNEIIEIEEDISVKKNTLSDEEKELFEKGKKEYTLEELRASNLISTNKDLKENKKDEYNNDVKFEEISERTSRIMALGSAMGAVDLGKIEERKFRIGAGVGSSGNNQAVAVGVGYAPTDRFRVNTKFSTSSTSKKGSAISIGASVDLDW; encoded by the coding sequence ATGTATAAATTATTTTTAATATTTTTTATAATTCTAAATTTTTCATTATTTTCTTCAGAAAATTATCATGTAAAAGAAGTACTTCCTATTGAATCAATACATAATGAAATTATAGAAATTGAAGAAGATATCTCAGTTAAAAAAAACACTTTATCTGATGAAGAGAAAGAATTATTTGAAAAAGGGAAAAAAGAATATACACTAGAAGAATTAAGAGCTAGTAATCTAATAAGTACAAATAAAGATTTGAAAGAAAATAAAAAAGATGAATATAATAATGATGTAAAGTTTGAAGAAATATCCGAAAGAACAAGTAGGATAATGGCATTAGGTTCAGCTATGGGAGCTGTGGATCTGGGAAAAATTGAAGAAAGAAAATTCAGAATAGGAGCTGGCGTGGGTAGTTCTGGTAATAATCAGGCTGTTGCTGTAGGAGTTGGATATGCTCCAACTGATAGATTTAGAGTAAACACGAAATTTTCTACCTCATCAACTTCAAAAAAAGGTTCTGCAATTTCTATTGGTGCTTCTGTTGATTTGGATTGGTAA
- a CDS encoding TetR/AcrR family transcriptional regulator, with translation MPKKVLFSKEIILDTAFKLFKEEGYDAISARNVAKALDSSPAPIYKSIGSMEVLKAELVTRTKKLFIEYLLKERTGIKLFDIGMGICVFAREEKQLFLQIFSRHNVKSPLIDEFLNVIHEELRTDERIISIDKEKQEELLHNCWIFAHGLSTLIAIDFFKDSSDEFIERSLKNGPARLFYEYLSKYSKKQ, from the coding sequence ATGCCAAAAAAAGTTTTATTTTCAAAAGAGATAATTTTAGATACTGCTTTTAAATTATTTAAAGAAGAAGGCTATGATGCTATAAGTGCTAGGAATGTAGCAAAAGCTTTAGATTCTTCTCCAGCTCCTATATATAAATCCATAGGGTCGATGGAAGTTCTAAAAGCAGAATTAGTTACTAGAACTAAAAAATTATTTATTGAGTATCTGTTAAAAGAAAGAACAGGAATAAAATTATTTGATATAGGTATGGGAATTTGTGTTTTTGCTCGTGAAGAAAAACAACTTTTTTTACAGATATTTTCTAGACATAATGTTAAAAGCCCTTTAATTGATGAATTTTTAAATGTAATTCATGAAGAACTTAGAACTGATGAAAGAATTATCTCAATTGACAAGGAAAAACAAGAAGAATTATTACATAATTGTTGGATATTTGCTCATGGTCTTTCAACTCTTATTGCTATCGACTTTTTTAAAGATTCTAGTGATGAGTTTATAGAACGTTCACTTAAAAATGGGCCAGCAAGATTATTCTATGAATATTTAAGTAAGTATTCAAAAAAGCAATAA
- the rnr gene encoding ribonuclease R, producing MNLEKDLEKIKEILKTVKYLSFDQITSLLEWSPKKRKDNKAIILSWVDAGELLLDKKNRITAIEDSSLYAKGIFRIIKNKFGFVDNENSEERNGIYIARENFNSALDGDRVLVKITSEGYDSKGKPGAEGEIIKIIERRKNTVVGILEKNKNFSFVLPTSAFGSDIYIPNSQVGNADNKDIVVAEITFWGDENRKPEGKIIKILGSSTNSKNMIEALIYREGLSDHFSDEAMQEVREVIKRKIDYTDRKDLTELPIITIDGADAKDLDDAVYVEKLKNGNYRLIVAIADVSYYVKKDSTLDLEARNRGNSVYLVDRVLPMFPKEISNGICSLNEREDKATFACEMEIDLKGDVVNYEVYKSVIKSVHRMTYKDVNAILDGNEKLIDSYSDIHEMLKEMLELSKILRNKKYTRGSIDFELPELKVVLDEENNKVEEVLLRERGEGEKIIEDFMIAANETVAERIYWLELASIYRTHEKPDREKVFKLNEMLAKFGYKIPNFDNLHPKQFQEIIERSKNQETSMLVHKTILTSLKQARYTVDDIGHFGLASSHYTHFTSPIRRYADLMVHRVLFSSINNSIKQLKLSDLDEIAHHISKTERVAMKAEDESVRIKLVEYMKKYVGEELELMVTGFASRKVFFETSEHIECSWDVTISGNFYNFDEENYCMKDYYNGTVFSLGEKVKALVEKADLLTLEIAVVPLKDIF from the coding sequence ATGAATTTAGAAAAAGACTTAGAGAAAATTAAAGAAATTTTAAAAACAGTGAAATATTTATCTTTTGACCAAATAACAAGTCTTTTAGAATGGTCACCTAAAAAAAGAAAAGATAATAAGGCTATAATCTTATCTTGGGTTGATGCTGGAGAATTACTTTTAGATAAGAAAAATAGAATAACAGCAATTGAAGATTCTTCTCTTTATGCTAAAGGAATATTTAGAATTATCAAAAATAAGTTTGGCTTTGTTGATAACGAAAATTCTGAAGAAAGAAATGGAATATATATAGCTAGAGAGAATTTTAATTCAGCTCTTGATGGAGATAGAGTTTTAGTGAAAATTACTAGTGAAGGATATGATAGTAAGGGGAAACCAGGAGCAGAAGGAGAAATTATAAAAATAATAGAACGTAGAAAAAATACAGTTGTTGGTATTTTAGAAAAAAATAAAAATTTCTCTTTTGTTTTACCAACAAGTGCATTTGGAAGCGATATCTATATTCCAAATTCTCAAGTGGGAAATGCTGATAATAAAGATATAGTAGTAGCTGAAATAACATTTTGGGGTGATGAAAATAGAAAGCCTGAAGGAAAGATTATAAAGATTCTAGGTTCATCAACAAATAGTAAAAATATGATAGAAGCTCTTATATATAGAGAAGGTCTAAGTGACCATTTTTCTGATGAAGCAATGCAAGAAGTTAGAGAAGTTATAAAAAGAAAAATTGATTATACAGACAGAAAAGATTTAACAGAGCTTCCTATAATAACTATAGATGGGGCAGATGCTAAAGATTTAGATGATGCTGTTTATGTTGAAAAATTGAAAAACGGTAATTATAGATTGATAGTTGCTATTGCAGATGTTTCATATTATGTGAAAAAAGATTCTACTCTTGATTTAGAAGCAAGAAACAGAGGAAATTCAGTTTATTTAGTGGATAGAGTTTTACCTATGTTTCCAAAAGAAATTTCTAATGGAATTTGCTCTTTAAACGAAAGAGAAGATAAGGCAACTTTTGCTTGTGAAATGGAAATTGATCTTAAAGGTGATGTAGTAAACTATGAAGTTTATAAATCTGTTATAAAGTCTGTTCATAGAATGACTTATAAAGATGTAAATGCAATTTTAGATGGTAATGAAAAGTTAATAGATAGTTATTCAGATATTCATGAAATGTTAAAAGAAATGTTGGAACTATCTAAAATATTAAGAAATAAGAAATATACAAGAGGAAGCATTGATTTTGAACTTCCAGAGCTTAAAGTTGTATTAGATGAAGAAAATAATAAGGTCGAAGAAGTCCTTTTAAGAGAAAGAGGAGAAGGCGAAAAAATTATAGAAGACTTTATGATAGCTGCAAACGAAACTGTTGCTGAAAGAATCTATTGGTTAGAATTGGCTTCAATATATAGAACCCATGAAAAACCTGATAGAGAAAAAGTCTTCAAACTTAATGAAATGCTTGCAAAATTTGGATATAAGATACCTAATTTTGATAATCTTCATCCTAAACAATTCCAAGAAATTATAGAAAGATCTAAAAACCAAGAAACGAGTATGCTTGTACATAAGACTATTTTAACATCTTTAAAACAAGCAAGATATACTGTAGATGATATAGGTCACTTTGGACTAGCATCTTCACATTATACTCACTTTACATCTCCTATAAGAAGATACGCTGATTTAATGGTTCATAGAGTTTTATTCTCAAGTATAAACAATTCCATTAAACAGTTAAAATTATCTGATTTAGATGAGATAGCTCATCATATATCTAAAACTGAAAGAGTAGCTATGAAAGCTGAAGATGAAAGTGTTAGAATTAAATTAGTTGAGTATATGAAAAAATATGTTGGTGAAGAACTTGAGCTTATGGTTACAGGTTTTGCTTCAAGAAAAGTCTTTTTTGAAACAAGCGAACATATAGAATGTAGTTGGGATGTAACAATTTCTGGAAATTTCTATAATTTTGATGAAGAAAATTATTGTATGAAAGATTATTATAATGGAACTGTTTTTTCTTTAGGTGAAAAAGTAAAAGCATTGGTAGAAAAGGCTGATTTATTAACTTTAGAAATTGCAGTAGTTCCATTGAAAGATATATTCTAA